The DNA region GACCTGAAATTGCAGCACTTGCACTAGTGTTTTCATCTGAAGTTACCCTTTTAGTCTTCCCTCTTGCAGCCTGTTTTTGTTCAGTTTTTGCTGGCAGCGGTACAGAATGAACTACCCCAAACCTTCGACGATTCGCTGCAGCTTGAGCTCGCGTGATTCGACCAGTGGGTGCTTCGCAAGCAATAAGCACAGGGTTTTGGTTTCGTGCAGCCATCCAAACCTGAATATGTTAAAATGAAAATTACTCTGTGTCTTCATATACTGAGCAATCAAGAAAGAAACAGAGACGAACTGAACAAGTGACAAGTACTACGCATTTAGGCATCACgtgaaattttgaaaataaacaaGTGAAGGAGCAAGGTAATATATAAAACAATATTCTACGACAAGCTCATGAAAAAATAGTTATACATTTATACTCAACAGAGGTATTGTTAAATTATCCAATGTGTTAAGCCAGCGGAGCAAACTATCACAGGGCAAACTGTCACAGGAAATTACTGGTTCATGTTACAACATTTTACATACAAGAACGAGAAAATCCCACAAATCCTTGTAGTCATAAAAGTAAGTGCTTGCAGATAATTTGTATTATAATCATAACCAGGAACAGGTCTGTTATTTTCCCTCTTATGtcaaagagatttttttttcctaaatgCAGGTGGCATAGGGAGAAGAAATTACGGTGCTCTTTTAACTTCACATTCTGCCTAACCGCCCTCACATTTCTTTTTTACTATGTGGATCTTTGAAGGAACATATCGATTCATGCTGCATTTGCATTATGATATATGTACAAACGGGAGCAACAATAACTTTGCAATACATTATAATTTCTAGATCGAGAATGCAGCATGGTCAGACCAAAGAATGGCGCAATAAAACCTCCTCTAATCTCTAACGCAGCAACGGGAATGCGTCGGCAATTCGTTTCGCACGCCAAACGATATCTTGGTTCCATCACAAGCACAACTCGTCCAAAATCAAACAGTCCCATCTAAAACAACCTCTAATCGCAGAAAGAACAGATTCTCGTCGATTCTAGGGGGCAGGCAAGGTGGTTTCTTGGTCCCGTCACAAGTCCCACGAATCCCCCTCCAAGAAACCCTAACTCCCGAGGTTCTTGGAGCCAAACGAGGGGAAAACCCCCCGCACCATCGACACCAAGAACCCCAAGAATCCGGAACGGGGGAGCGGCGAGAGCAGGCTCACCGCTCGCGTGCAGCGCGGGAGGCCGCGGCGGAGCCGTCGATCCGGGGACCCCCGGCGCCGTAGATCCGGCCGCGATCTGCGCGCTGCGggggtcggcggcggcggcggcggcgagggctcctTCCCTCCTCCCGGCGCCGCGTGCTTCGCTCTTCTCCTTAGagggtgggggtggggagtggGGACTGTGGAGTGTGTGTGAGTAGAGTagggaggaggcgaggagcgTCCTTTTCTTTGCCCTTTTTGGATGAGAGAGAGcggagaggagagggaaaacGGATGACGGATTGGGTTTCAAATTTCGAACTGCCTCCTGTTCTTCTGACCTACTCCTACCCAGTTGTTGATGACAAGTGGCGCCCTCGTGGCCCAATAGCCGGGCAGATCGGGCCGATGGGCTGATTGTAAGGCCGGTACGATCGCCAACGTCAACGGTTTGTTGGAGGGAAGGAATTTTATAAGACTTCGCGTGAAAGATATATGTGAGATCTTGATTCATGTCGTACCTTTCTTCGATACAACGGTGCCAAACGTGTGTAAAAGAGAGAGCAAGGGATACGTGTCACGTGAGAAGAACAGGTATTTCAAAAGATcgagttttataaaattttctttgtgttgaaagggttcttgatgtttttttttacgtCTCTTCTCTGTTAGGTTCTTGGGGTTCCTCTATTAGTATCTGTTTATACGTGCACAAACCTCTTATCTAACACACATACCTACTTGCACTCACACATATCTAGATCTGCAACTACACATAGCTAGAAGATCACGTCGCTAAAGAGATCTGCGGAACGAAATTATTCTCCCAATCTAGCCACTCGCCCACTGCAAGTGAACCACATGCAAACACCCGCGCGGACCCGATGGGCTCATTGTAATGCCAAGAGAACACACACGACGCGAGATCTTAAACTAGACGCTCACAACCATCACCAATGTCAACTGTTTGTTAAGGGATAATTACTCAGTTGCCATCCTCAGAAAGTGGCAATTAATATACCAGCCACACTGAGTCTATACATGTAGAATATAGTGGCAAATAGGATGCTACTCGGAGGTCACCGATGACAAAAAAAAACGAATGGCTTGTTTGTTGAAGGGTTCCTGGTGTTTGCATCCCATGCTTTGCTTTCCAACGCAAGGACCAACTGTCGATGCAGACATCCGACTCAAACCATCTCCAggagatactctaaaaattcatctcctaaaatactattactacatcacctaacactattacagtatcctctatttttttcatctctaacagctactttatttcctaccttatattactctcctcctctctccggATCCACAGGCATACGGATCTCTATTTCCATCGGCTATTTTACTGTTCTCCTAGTGCTACAGTGACTCGCCCTCATCACTGTAGCATCAAATACGGCCGCTACTGGAGTGACAATGTGGGCTCCCGATCGGCAATTTCTGTCAGCACAGTATTTTACCGATTGAATAGCGATGCTGCTGGAGCTAGCTTCAGCGCCTCAGCATGGCACCCGGATCCTCTGCCTTAATTGCGATTAATGCAGAGAATCACTATATAAACAGTGTAATAAATCAACAGCTACAGTTGCCTGCATTAATTAATCATGATTGCTGTAGCAAGTACTGTATCAACAGTGATACGGTCTGATGTAGCGACGGTTTCTTCGTTTTTGATCGGGGTTTCTTCGTTTTTGATCGGACAGTGCGCATTTACCCTAATGCAGAGTAAAACAAGGAACAAGATTTACAGGTCACAACACATGCTACGCTGCCTTCTTAAATATTTGTCTCCATGTTAAGTACATGACACACAAGGTTTACACATCACAGAGATGAGAACTATCATGTACCGACTTCACGGTTTAAATAGTCGACAAACATCCTTTTTGCGCTATCAGCGTCTGTTGGCGGCGGCGGTCCACTCAAGCTGTACTGCCCTGCCAGCTTGATGAAAGTGCGTCGCAGGCTTCGGAGCTCAGGCAGGCCAACCGATCTTTCAAGATTAATGTAACAATCAGTTAAGGTTGTCACATTACGATGCTACCATGGCTGAATTTTCTTTCAGTTTATGATCATGTAAAAAAGGCAGAAGAGGCCAACCCTTCATGTTTACATACATATGGATACTTCGTGACATAATATGTAAAGCCAACTTTAGATTAACATTATGTGGGTACTGGAAAGCAAAGTTATATAAAAGAATCTATAGATGCACAACTTGCTAAGATCATATTTATTTAGGTTCTCGAAATAAATGTACCAACAATATTGTTTCAATCAGCAAAGGATATAGTTGGCATGTTAGGCCCAAGAGAAATCTTATTCATGGCAAGCCCAAGACCGCAAGATTGCGCTTCAACAATTGCATTGACCACCTCCTGCAATGTGCAAGTCGTATCAAGGCTTGTTGGTTAAAAGGACCCCATATATCCGAAGAACATATATCCAACCAAAACCACTGCCATCTCATACCTGTGTTGCTTTGTCCATCTCATAGAGGGAATTAGCCTCTGTTGTTCTTACCTGAAATATCAAGTCAGAACTAGAATACTAGAGGAACTACCATAAATGGAACGGTACTGCACTGGTAAAATCAAGGAATAAAATAAACAGTATACATCCATTTAAAACTGCCTTCTCATACAGAACGAAGGTAATATGGGAAAGTAATCACTATTGGGTGAATTTAGAAGTTAATACAGTAAGAGTAAATCCGTGATGTATTTCAACTTCATTGTTTCAACAATAGCTTATACTTACAGTCTGAGTGGCTATTGTAGGTTGTAGAACTTTTACATCTCTTGTTTTTGAATCCActttctttgtcaaatatgaCACAGCCTCAGCTATAACAGAAGAGGATTCCACTATTTCATCTATTAAAAACAGTAGAGAAAATGGATTAACCAAATAGAATGATGAGCTAACTACAACGTAAGGAAAGTAGAGTGTGAGGTGGCGTTTGGATAGAGATTGGGTTAGGGAAAAGGAAATGAGGTCGGATAAGAAGAGCTGGGTAAAGGATAGGGATTGGAGATTTCAACCCAATCCGTTGTTTGTCATGCACTGAATTTAGGTTTGGGATATATACAATTAAATGACAAAAATATCCCTACCAAAGCTAAGTTATGGAAAGATCATATGGACGAACAGGGGCAGTTTTGTGATTTCACCATCTTTTCCTACCTTTCCTGACCATAACCCACCTCCTGCCTTGGGTTTGAAACGGTGGGAAATAGGCTACCCAAAACCCATTCCTGAACCAAGTTCATTTCCCAATCCACAAATCCAAACATTGGATTATATCTATCCCATCACTCATTTCCCATTCCCAACCTCGATATGCCCATATCCAAACGCCACGTGAGTATTTACAATGATGATTATGAAACTTGGAAGATGTAGGCCAGTTTGCAGTTTTGTATTTTCCTATGCTTCGTTTATTTTAAAGCTGATGTAAAAAATCACTTATGAAAAGCCTAATGTTCTGTTTGGCAAACCAGATTAAAATTTCAATCTTTTTCATTCTTGATACTTCCCTGTTTTCTCacaaggataaaaaaaaattagatagtACTACCTCCGTTCTCTTTTAAATATCGTTTTAGCCATACAGAACAAAGTTGCAATAAATTATTTCATACATAACATGTTTACCCCTCTCAATTTCTCCCACATTCAATCGATGGCACATAAGCCAAACCACCAATCCACTGCACTCATGTGGTGTTTGGATTATTGGAAATGGGAGGTGGGAATGGGAAATAGGAGATAGGAGATAGGATGAGAGTTTTCCATTGTTTGGATATAGGGTTAGGGAAAGAACAGTGGTTTGGGTTTGGGATTTAGGGGCTTCTTTTCCCACCTTTTCATACCTAGGACAAAGGGTGGGTTATGGCTGGGAATCTAGATGGAGAGTACTGAAATTACCAATATACCCTTTGTTATGCTGCTTCTTATTAGCTACCTCTTTATCTtcgaggggtattttggtcatACCAACTAAACTTTTCTATTCTAAACCCATCGCATACCAAACAAGGGATTATGTTTAGATGCTATGTACCTATCCCAGACCTAGCTATTTTTATCCCAacttattttcttttccctttcctAAACTCCATCCAAACGCCACCTCATTGAATTGAAAATCCACTTTACAATAGCCCAAAATATGGACACTCTAGTAAAACACCACCTTAAAAACACCTctaaattcattacaaatatagcctaacatcaaacacctctaaattcattacaaatatagcctaacatgtaatctataccgTAACAAAATATTTCCAGCTCatacatcaaacacctctaaaacgacatctatttgagaacaaaaTCAAGTTCCTAAAtcgacatctatttgagaacaaaatcaaattcctaaaacgacatctatttgagaacggaAGTAGTAGTATCATATATTCTGTTGCTCTAGATGCAACACTATCTCATTTTGTAACATAGTTCAGAGAAAATTGTTAACCAAAcaccaaaaattctaaaaaggTTCTGCTGAACGAAATTATCATAATCCACCTCAATATCAAATGAAGCCAAAGAGTTTTGAAAGCCACAACACATAAAATTCCAATCTGCTGGGTGCCTGGGTGGTGTTGATTCATGAGGTGGCATTCGGATAATGGCTTCGATTGGGATTTCTAGAGATGGGATACAAGGTGGGCTTGGGATATGAGATTTTGATACAATTGCCTTAATTGGGTATGTTGAGATTGGATTTCCTTTAGTCCAAAATATTCTGTCACAAATAATTTAATAAAATGGCAGCACATACAAAAGTACGCCTTCCATGAAAAAGAACGTCACAGTGAAATGCTTCTCAGGTGAATTTGGTTCCCATTAACCTTTTTATTGCGTCTACTGTCTTCACCCATAGATCCCATATCAAAATTGAATACTAGCAGGCAGATCACTCTCCATCCTACTCCTATAGATTAATCATTCGTCCAACTgaatcaataaaaaatatgaaatggaAGCAAACACCAATCGAACAAACCAATCACTCAAGAAGCTAGTGCACCTTCCTGTCGGTATTGGAAACATCATCAATTCCTCAACCAGTTTGCTTGCTCACTACAAGAGTCAAGTGAGAGCAGCTAGTTTAGAAGGAAAAGGACACCAGGGGATATTGGGCCTCACTTGTTGGAGACTGAACTACCGCACATGGGGATCATTCGGATCATGTAAGAATGGCGGCCACTACATAAGCCGCTGGCAGAGAAAGCTCAAAGAGCTTCCCTTCATTCACTTTGAGGGAGCCGCACACAACACATAGCTGGAAGTCAGAGGGCCGTGTTAAGTTGAGAATTTTGAACATTGTAGCAGCCTTTTGACGGTTGGGCTTTTAGTTGAGTTCTTTtaacaacacaacaacaaagcctttgtcccaagcaagttggggtaggctagagattaaagtcacaagatccaactaaaagataatgagaaaacaataatgataataaaaatactagtaacagtaaaaaataaaagtaataacagTACAAGGAGACTGATGTATAAGTTAAGGTTCTGGCAcatggattgctaacttccacgcgcTTCTATTCATGGATAGTTCTTTGGGGATATTCTATTCCTTCAAGTCTATCTTTATAGACTCCTCCCATGTAGGTTTGGTCGACCCCTGCTCCTCTTCACATTATCAACATGCCTCAGTATCCCGCTATACACATATGACTCTGTAGGCCTCCATTGGATATGTCAATATCACCTCGACCaatgttggacaagcttttcttcaattggcgCTACCCCTACCCATcacgtatatcattatttcggATATGATCCTTACTTGTATAGCCACAAATCCATCATATGACGCAACATACGCATCTCTGCTACACATCATAAAATGATGCATCGAGCGAGACAGATTGTGAGGTCAGGATAGCTCAATTAGTAGAGCAAAGGATTGAAAACCTTCGTCATTACCTATTTTATAGGGTGGCATCTCGATATCACCAACCATGAATACATTTGTTGATAGCTTAGGGCTTTTAGGAGGTTTGATCTTCTTTATATATGATGGTCGATGG from Phragmites australis chromosome 8, lpPhrAust1.1, whole genome shotgun sequence includes:
- the LOC133927376 gene encoding protein KTI12 homolog isoform X2, whose translation is MVVEKNLRGVLRSEVDRSVSRDSIIIVDSLNNIKGYRYELWCLARASGIRYCVLFCDTEVDHCRDWNSKRQEKGEPSYDYNIFEDLVRRFEKPDRRNRWDSPLFELFPSTDEIVESSSVIAEAVSYLTKKVDSKTRDVKVLQPTIATQTVRTTEANSLYEMDKATQEVVNAIVEAQSCGLGLAMNKISLGPNMPTINLERSVGLPELRSLRRTFIKLAGQYSLSGPPPPTDADSAKRMFVDYLNREVGT